A genomic region of Notamacropus eugenii isolate mMacEug1 chromosome 3, mMacEug1.pri_v2, whole genome shotgun sequence contains the following coding sequences:
- the LOC140533055 gene encoding stonustoxin subunit alpha-like, giving the protein MEIPALGRPLHVGTLYDCRSDTFIPGITLWDRESLERNVTTEEQYKTDFDIITTDSIEEKTNAMNISMDLKASVLGGLVKMEGSAKYLCDTKTSQQQVRVTLKYNTTTKFSHLTMNHLGYQNIAYHDVFDNGTATHVVTAVLYGAQAFFVFDQKVSNNENVEDIEGNLKASIRKIPNLAGDGGGDMKMEDSKKNSAKKFRCKFYGDFVLETNPVTYEDAVKIYASLPKLLRGHGVPLQVWLYPLEKLSSKAARLARGISISLVWDTQNTLEKLSECDKRCNDMLELPGLSVFSATKEKIRLFQELNKQHRQLLQKEIAKVLPLIRAGKAKEDELTNILTRENQSPFSTKKLSEFLDQKVQEMKVVNSYLTLLKEVPVTADQNELDNAVLDSSHRFVLVFAFTSLQEEPYLADWKQWLRNPASFSLDCEQKTYSSWLEDRETRMKARQLAESFSMFAKANHSTEKTQFIVASVPDQENKGVSIHLYEKGLLVSTNFELPVKSPTPQIGEVTHNCVELTLTPTSEEEKITGYQVEYQVVGEDEWTTTSVSGKPEVFKVSGLKSCTEYVFRFAEVCELGLSESSDVSRTVRTLPPTCPPGKPKVVVLGQQSVTLSWQGPCVGATGVKIKEYKIEYRKETEAAGEEKEEGEWHEHRTGNNETSCDINGLTPQTVYRFRVSAVYDGGCTSDSSEKSSPVTLSLTEVFLFSVKKLTKGIFPKIL; this is encoded by the exons ATGGAGATCCCAGCTCTTGGTCGACCCTTACATGTGGGAACACTGTATGACTGTCGCTCAGATACCTTCATCCCTG GCATCACTTTATGGGACAGGGAGAGCCTTGAGAGAAATGTGACCACAGAAGAGCAATACAAGACTGACTTTGACATCATCACCACTGACTCTATTGAAGAGAAGACCAATGCCATGAATATCTCAATGGACCTGAAAGCAAGTGTCCTGGGGGGGCTGGTTAAAATGGAAGGCTCTGCCAAGTATTTATGTGACACCAAGACATCCCAACAGCAAGTTCGGGTCACTCTTAAATACAATACAACTACAAAATTTTCCCACCTCACAATGAACCACCTGGGATATCAGAATATTGCTTACCATGATGTGTTTGATAATGGAACAGCCACCCATGTGGTCACTGCAGTGCTCTATGGGGCCCAGGCTTTCTTTGTGTTTGATCAGAAAGTTTCCAACAATGAAAACGTTGAGGACATAGAAGGAAATTTGAAGGCGAGTATAAGGAAGATTCCGAATTTAGCGGGAGATGGAGGGGGGGACATGAAAATGGAGGACAGTAAGAAAAATTCAGCTAAGAAATTCAGGTGTAAGTTTTATGGAGATTTTGTTCTTGAGACCAATCCAGTGACTTATGAAGATGCAGTAAAAATCTATGCCTCTCTTCCTAAGCTTCTTAGGGGCCATGGGGTGCCCCTCCAAGTCTGGCTGTACCCTCTGGAGAAACTGAGCTCCAAGGCTGCCAGGTTGGCACGAGGGATTAGCATTAGTTTGGTGTGGGATACCCAGAACACTCTGGAGAAGTTATCTGAGTGTGACAAGAGGTGTAATGACATGCTAGAGCTACCAGGGCTCTCAGTCTTTTCTGCAACCAAGGAAAAGATCAGGCTATTCCAAGAGCTAAATAAGCAACACAGACAGCtgttacagaaggaaatagccaaGGTCTTACCTCTGATCCGAGCAGGCAAAGCAAAGGAAGATGAGCTAACCAATATTTTAACTAGGGAAAACCAGTCCCCATTCAGCACTAAGAAGCTCTCAGAGTTCCTGGATCAGAAGGTCCAGGAGATGAAGGTGGTAAATTCTTACCTCACCCTTCTGAAGGAGGTGCCAGTCACAGCTGACCAGAATGAGTTGGACAATGCAGTACTAGACTCTTCCCACAGATTTGTCCTAGTGTTTGCCTTCACCTCCTTGCAGGAGGAACCCTACTTAGCAGATTGGAAACAGTGGCTACGGAATCCAGCATCATTCAGTCTTGACTGTGAGCAAAAGACATATTCCTCATGGCTTGAGGACAGAGAGACAAGGATGAAAGCAAGACAATTGGCAGAATCCTTTTCAATGTTTGCCAAGGCCAATCATTCCACTGAGAAGACTCAGTTCATTGTGGCATCTGTCCCAGACCAGGAGAATAAGGGGGTCTCCATTCATCTCTATGAAAAGGGACTGCTAGTCAGCACCAACTTTGAGCTACCAGTCAAATCTCCTACTCCCCAGATTGGTGAGGTCACACATAACTGTGTAGAGCTCACACTGACCCCAACATCTGAGGAGGAGAAGATCACTGGATATCAGGTAGAGTACCAGGTTGTAGGGGAAGATGAATGGACCACCACCTCTGTGTCTGGAAAGCCAGAGGTATTCAAAGTGAGTGGCCTTAAGTCTTGCACAGAGTATGTGTTCCGGTTTGCTGAAGTGTGTGAGTTAGGGCTCAGTGAGAGCAGTGATGTGAGCCGTACTGTGAGGACACTTCCCCCAACCTGCCCTCCTGGAAAGCCAAAAGTTGTAGTGCTGGGACAACAGTCTGTAACCCTGAGCTGGCAAGGTCCATGTGTGGGTGCAACAGGAGTCAAGATCAAGGAATATAAAATAGAGtacagaaaggaaactgaggcagcgggtgaggagaaggaggaaggagaatggcATGAACACAGAACAGGAAATAATGAGACATCCTGTGACATTAATGGACTGACACCACAAACTGTGTACAGGTTCCGAGTTTCTGCTGTGTATGATGGTGGCTGCACCAGTGACAGTAGTGAGAAGAGTAGCCCAGTGACCCTCTCTCTTACAGAGGTTTTTTTGTTCTCAGTTAAAAAGTTGACTAAAGGCATATTCCCTAAAATATTGTAA